Proteins encoded by one window of Haloarcula pelagica:
- a CDS encoding MarR family transcriptional regulator — translation MAKNADDTDEFGVLRSKRNATRYQILVQIAERQPAVNQQEIADAIGITAQAVSDYLQTLSEENYVTKHGRGRYEVTKEGVDWLISQTDELRHFVEHVAEDVIGQVEVETAIATTAIDEGETVSLTMQDGALRAMAGDTGDATAVAVTDAEAGQDVGITNFEGVVDYELGSVTVVSIPQVQNGGSSAVDPARVSALVTDHDLLAVGGVEAIAVAEAVGLDPDIRFGSAAAVQEAAAKGLDILLLCATDRLSEHTDSLREHNLSYEVVDVVDA, via the coding sequence ATGGCGAAGAACGCGGACGACACCGACGAGTTCGGCGTCCTCCGGAGCAAGCGAAACGCGACACGGTATCAGATCCTGGTCCAGATCGCGGAGCGACAGCCCGCGGTGAACCAACAGGAGATCGCGGACGCAATCGGGATCACCGCCCAGGCAGTGAGCGACTACCTCCAGACCCTGAGCGAGGAGAACTACGTCACCAAACACGGCCGTGGTCGGTACGAAGTGACCAAAGAGGGCGTCGACTGGCTGATCTCACAGACGGACGAACTGCGCCACTTCGTGGAACACGTCGCCGAGGACGTGATCGGTCAGGTCGAGGTCGAGACCGCGATCGCGACGACGGCGATCGACGAGGGCGAAACCGTCTCGCTGACCATGCAAGACGGGGCCTTACGCGCCATGGCCGGCGACACCGGGGACGCGACCGCGGTCGCGGTGACGGACGCCGAGGCGGGCCAGGATGTCGGGATCACGAACTTCGAGGGTGTCGTCGATTACGAGCTAGGGTCGGTGACTGTCGTCTCGATCCCGCAGGTCCAGAACGGCGGGAGTTCGGCGGTCGACCCCGCGCGGGTCTCGGCGTTGGTCACGGACCACGACCTGCTGGCGGTCGGCGGCGTCGAGGCGATCGCGGTCGCCGAGGCGGTCGGTCTCGACCCCGACATCCGCTTCGGGAGCGCCGCCGCCGTCCAGGAAGCGGCCGCGAAGGGACTGGACATCCTGTTGCTCTGTGCGACGGATCGGCTCTCCGAACACACAGACTCCCTCCGGGAACACAACCTCAGCTACGAAGTCGTCGACGTGGTGGACGCGTAA
- a CDS encoding DUF2267 domain-containing protein produces MDFDAFTGEIQHRLGLPGTGETVRAIRATLMTLGERLPEGQAADFAASLPGEIQWYMTGAVHEHGRRFDWAEFVDRVSEIEGADRADAAYHARVIVDLAHTVVPPSDFQQLRDALPESEDDEDWRNLFEVVDSGGWSEHS; encoded by the coding sequence ATGGACTTCGATGCCTTCACCGGCGAGATCCAGCACCGACTCGGCCTCCCCGGAACCGGTGAGACCGTCCGCGCGATCCGAGCGACGCTCATGACCCTCGGGGAACGCCTGCCGGAAGGACAGGCGGCCGACTTCGCCGCGTCGCTGCCGGGCGAGATCCAGTGGTACATGACCGGGGCGGTCCACGAACACGGCCGCCGCTTCGACTGGGCGGAGTTCGTCGACCGTGTCAGCGAGATCGAAGGCGCCGACCGCGCCGATGCGGCGTATCACGCCCGTGTCATCGTCGACCTGGCACACACGGTGGTCCCGCCGTCGGACTTCCAGCAACTGCGGGACGCCCTGCCGGAGAGCGAGGACGACGAGGACTGGCGCAACCTCTTCGAAGTCGTCGACAGCGGTGGCTGGAGCGAGCATTCGTGA
- a CDS encoding CBS domain-containing protein, producing the protein MDIQNIVSTDYTELSPETPVSKLVGVFDDPAVKGVVVHGDEFEGVVTRRQLATSHHQPNEKLRSLRWHVPRLAPDEDIRTAARLMLDSDSQLLPVFDGPELIGVVTAEDLLQAVRPFLDAVTVADAYTPEMVTVEPGTSFGTALNVFREHRITHLPVVDGDTAVGILSLYDVTGLTVRATTQSQGGDPGGTDPFGGDIAAGSGRARGGGFGARDGELTRLLDLPVRDLMIEPVRTIQPTATLDVALDAMTEIDASSLLVTDDGSPYGIVTKTDILDSLTWEAGGNRSVQLYGADLLDDIQYEEIVAMIDKFDDRDHDMNILDAKIHMHEHDEKHRGTPLLLARIRLHTDRGLFVASGEGYGASHALNEARDVMERQIRDEKTYGRSKKPRGEEFWEKRFGWLLEGDG; encoded by the coding sequence ATGGATATCCAAAACATCGTTTCGACCGACTACACGGAACTGTCACCAGAGACCCCTGTCTCGAAGCTCGTCGGTGTGTTCGACGACCCTGCGGTCAAAGGCGTCGTGGTCCACGGCGACGAGTTCGAGGGAGTCGTAACCAGACGCCAGTTGGCGACATCACACCACCAACCCAACGAGAAGCTCCGCTCGCTCCGCTGGCACGTGCCACGACTCGCGCCGGACGAGGACATCCGGACGGCCGCCCGGTTGATGCTGGACAGCGACTCGCAGTTGCTTCCCGTGTTCGACGGCCCCGAGCTGATCGGCGTGGTCACCGCCGAGGACCTCCTCCAGGCGGTGCGTCCCTTCCTCGACGCGGTGACCGTCGCCGACGCCTACACGCCCGAGATGGTGACAGTCGAACCGGGAACGAGTTTCGGGACGGCACTCAACGTCTTCCGGGAACACCGGATCACACATCTGCCGGTCGTCGACGGCGACACGGCGGTCGGAATCCTGAGTCTCTACGACGTGACCGGTCTCACCGTCAGGGCCACGACACAGAGCCAGGGGGGCGATCCCGGCGGGACCGACCCGTTCGGCGGTGACATCGCCGCCGGAAGCGGCCGCGCACGCGGCGGGGGATTCGGCGCGCGGGACGGCGAACTCACGCGGCTGCTTGATCTCCCGGTACGGGACCTGATGATCGAACCGGTCCGGACGATCCAGCCGACTGCGACGCTGGACGTGGCGCTCGACGCGATGACAGAGATCGACGCCTCGTCGCTGCTGGTCACGGACGACGGCTCGCCGTACGGCATCGTCACGAAGACGGATATCCTCGATTCGCTCACCTGGGAAGCGGGCGGGAACCGCTCCGTCCAGTTGTACGGGGCAGACCTGCTCGACGACATCCAGTACGAGGAGATCGTCGCGATGATCGACAAGTTCGACGACAGGGACCACGACATGAACATCCTCGACGCGAAGATCCACATGCACGAACACGACGAAAAACACCGCGGCACACCGCTGTTGCTCGCCCGGATCCGCCTGCACACCGACCGCGGGCTGTTCGTCGCGTCGGGAGAGGGGTACGGCGCCAGTCACGCCCTCAACGAGGCGCGTGACGTGATGGAGCGACAGATCCGGGACGAGAAAACGTACGGACGCAGCAAGAAGCCGCGGGGCGAGGAGTTCTGGGAGAAACGCTTCGGCTGGCTGCTCGAAGGCGACGGGTGA
- the arsB gene encoding ACR3 family arsenite efflux transporter, translating to MSSVEQSHGPNCDCESCGDPRSMDFLDKYLTVWIVAAMAVGVGLGFVAPSVTRPIQQFHLVEIGLVAMMYPPLAKAEYSQLRAVFRNWRVLGLSLVQNWLIGPTLMFGLAVIFFSGLVPGLPARPEYFLGLVFIGMARCIAMVLVWNELADGSTEYVTGLVAFNSLFQIVTYGVYVWFFALVLPPLLGMETLVAGIETFDVTPMQVFQAIVVFLGIPFAGGFLTRYVGTRTKGQAWYDEQFVPTIDPLTLIALLFTIVVMFATQGETIVASPGDVLLIAVPLTIYFVVMFLVSFGMGKGVGADYSTTTAIGFTAASNNFELAIAVAVAVFGVGSGVAFTTVVGPLIEVPVLLALVNVALAFQRRFDWSGATTEQPDTTPPSVETD from the coding sequence ATGAGTAGCGTCGAGCAGTCCCACGGCCCGAACTGTGACTGTGAGAGCTGTGGTGATCCGCGGTCGATGGACTTCCTCGATAAGTACCTCACCGTCTGGATCGTCGCCGCGATGGCCGTCGGCGTCGGTCTCGGGTTCGTCGCGCCGTCGGTCACGCGCCCGATCCAGCAGTTCCATCTGGTCGAGATCGGCCTCGTCGCCATGATGTATCCACCGCTGGCGAAAGCCGAGTACTCGCAACTCCGGGCCGTGTTCCGCAACTGGCGCGTCCTCGGCCTGAGTCTCGTCCAGAACTGGCTGATCGGTCCGACACTCATGTTCGGGCTGGCCGTGATCTTCTTCAGCGGGCTCGTCCCCGGGCTGCCTGCCCGCCCGGAGTACTTCCTCGGACTCGTGTTCATCGGCATGGCGCGGTGCATCGCGATGGTGCTCGTCTGGAACGAACTCGCGGACGGGTCGACCGAGTACGTGACCGGGTTGGTCGCGTTCAACAGCCTCTTCCAGATCGTGACATACGGCGTCTACGTCTGGTTCTTCGCGCTCGTCCTCCCGCCGCTGCTCGGCATGGAGACGCTCGTCGCCGGCATCGAGACGTTCGACGTGACGCCGATGCAGGTGTTCCAGGCCATCGTCGTCTTCCTCGGGATCCCCTTCGCCGGCGGCTTCCTCACGCGGTACGTCGGTACGCGAACCAAGGGACAGGCGTGGTACGACGAGCAGTTCGTCCCGACGATCGATCCGCTGACCCTGATCGCGCTCCTGTTTACGATCGTCGTGATGTTCGCCACCCAGGGGGAGACGATCGTCGCCTCGCCCGGCGACGTGCTCCTGATCGCCGTCCCGCTGACCATCTACTTCGTCGTGATGTTTCTGGTGAGCTTCGGGATGGGCAAGGGCGTCGGCGCGGACTACTCGACGACGACGGCGATCGGTTTCACCGCCGCCTCGAACAACTTCGAACTCGCGATCGCGGTCGCCGTCGCGGTGTTCGGTGTCGGTTCCGGCGTCGCGTTCACCACCGTCGTCGGGCCCCTCATCGAGGTGCCCGTGCTGCTGGCGCTCGTCAACGTCGCACT
- the arsM gene encoding arsenite methyltransferase, translated as MPESNDATAASGLDARTQREVVRERYARIATGEREDGGNCCSSDDSCCSSEDAAAPSDETARKLGYSDGELARVDGDANLGLGCGNPQAIASLAAGESVLDLGSGAGFDCFLAADEVGPTGRVIGVDMTPEMVRKARANAEENGAETVEFRLGEIEHLPVSDSSVDVIISNCVVNLSPDKQQVFHEAFRVLRQGGRLAISDVVLTAAVPDDVRADPESVASCVAGASTIDRLDRLLADAGFESISISPNDDSDEFIRDWDDEYDVSEFLVSATITARKPESDDE; from the coding sequence ATGCCTGAGTCGAACGATGCCACGGCAGCGTCCGGGCTCGACGCACGGACACAGCGGGAAGTCGTCCGGGAACGGTACGCTCGCATCGCGACCGGCGAGCGCGAGGACGGCGGCAACTGCTGTTCGAGCGACGACTCCTGCTGTAGTTCTGAGGACGCGGCGGCTCCCAGTGACGAGACGGCCCGGAAACTCGGCTACTCCGACGGCGAGTTGGCCCGTGTCGACGGCGACGCGAACCTGGGGCTTGGCTGCGGTAATCCGCAGGCGATCGCGTCGCTGGCTGCGGGCGAGTCGGTGCTCGATCTCGGGTCGGGTGCTGGGTTCGACTGCTTCCTCGCCGCCGACGAGGTCGGTCCGACGGGCCGCGTGATCGGCGTCGACATGACGCCCGAGATGGTCCGGAAAGCGCGTGCGAACGCCGAGGAAAACGGGGCCGAAACCGTCGAGTTCCGCCTGGGCGAGATCGAGCACCTCCCGGTCTCCGATTCCAGCGTCGACGTGATCATCTCGAACTGCGTCGTGAACCTCTCGCCGGACAAACAGCAGGTGTTCCATGAGGCCTTTCGCGTCCTCCGTCAGGGTGGGCGTCTCGCGATTTCCGATGTCGTCCTGACCGCGGCGGTGCCTGACGACGTTCGGGCGGACCCCGAGTCCGTCGCGTCCTGTGTCGCCGGCGCCTCGACAATCGACCGGCTCGACCGGCTCCTCGCCGACGCGGGCTTCGAATCGATCAGTATCTCGCCGAACGACGACAGTGACGAGTTCATCCGGGACTGGGACGACGAGTACGACGTGAGCGAGTTCCTGGTTTCGGCGACGATCACCGCCAGAAAGCCGGAAAGCGACGATGAGTAG
- a CDS encoding ArsR/SmtB family transcription factor, protein MSSQTDRLERLITEESGGCCEADIEDRLDSLRSYQSAAPADADTDLSALKTLGNDTRYAIVRLLTAADRELCVCEINPVVDVSDSAISHALSDLYDAGLVTRRKDGTWRYYEATDRAEALLAALDETRGDR, encoded by the coding sequence ATGAGCTCACAGACGGACCGACTCGAACGACTCATCACCGAGGAAAGCGGCGGGTGCTGCGAGGCCGACATCGAGGACCGCCTGGACTCGCTGCGCTCGTACCAGTCGGCGGCTCCCGCGGACGCCGACACCGATCTCAGCGCGCTCAAGACACTGGGCAACGACACGCGATACGCGATCGTCCGGCTGCTGACGGCTGCGGACCGTGAGTTGTGTGTCTGTGAGATCAATCCGGTCGTCGATGTCAGCGACAGTGCGATCAGCCACGCGCTGTCGGACCTCTACGACGCCGGCCTCGTCACCCGTCGCAAGGACGGGACGTGGCGGTACTACGAGGCGACCGACCGTGCCGAAGCGCTGTTGGCGGCCCTCGACGAGACGCGGGGCGACCGATGA
- a CDS encoding TOBE domain-containing protein, translating to MDLDAAFDAHLDTDEVRVTRRDVELLRAVREQGSLNGAAAALDRSYSRSQQRVVELEAALGQLVDRQRGGAGGGGSSLTATATDLLAEFDRVRAEFTGLTEVEETVLDGTVVERDGELGTVETDAGPVRAMVPAATDRVRLSVREDAVTLHPAGSVPETETSARNRFRGTVGDIAVGDAVARVTVDIGADIAVGALVTQTSVETLALERGDPIAVSFKATATRAFPDESS from the coding sequence ATGGACCTCGACGCGGCGTTCGACGCCCACCTCGACACGGACGAGGTGCGGGTCACTCGGCGGGACGTGGAACTGCTCAGGGCGGTCCGGGAGCAGGGCTCGCTCAACGGGGCCGCGGCCGCGCTGGACCGCTCGTACTCGCGGTCCCAACAGCGGGTCGTCGAACTCGAAGCCGCCCTGGGCCAGTTGGTCGACCGACAGCGCGGCGGGGCCGGCGGCGGCGGCAGTTCGCTGACGGCGACCGCGACCGACCTCCTCGCGGAGTTCGACCGCGTCCGGGCCGAGTTCACCGGGTTGACCGAAGTCGAGGAGACGGTACTGGACGGGACCGTCGTCGAACGGGACGGGGAACTCGGGACGGTCGAGACCGACGCCGGCCCCGTCCGGGCGATGGTGCCCGCCGCGACCGACCGGGTTCGACTCTCGGTCCGGGAAGACGCCGTCACGCTCCATCCTGCGGGGAGCGTCCCGGAGACCGAGACCAGCGCCCGCAACCGGTTTCGGGGCACAGTCGGCGATATCGCTGTCGGTGACGCCGTCGCGCGCGTCACGGTCGACATCGGCGCCGACATCGCCGTGGGGGCACTGGTGACACAGACGAGCGTCGAGACGCTGGCACTGGAGCGCGGTGATCCGATCGCCGTGTCGTTCAAGGCGACCGCGACGCGGGCTTTCCCCGACGAGTCCTCGTAA
- a CDS encoding DsrE/DsrF/DrsH-like family protein translates to MSTDTTADESTDSVDADAPSRAELAARVDELETALAEAQSDDDQRKLSIIATKGTLDMAYPPLILASTAAAFGYDVTVFHTFWGLDILHEERSKDLKLSSVGNPNMPVPNAVAALPGMDRMTTRMMEKKIADNDTATIEELLETSLDMGVEFQACQMTIDLMGYDEDDFYDGVTTGVGAATALQDMADADIQLLV, encoded by the coding sequence ATGAGCACCGATACGACGGCCGACGAGAGCACGGATTCGGTGGACGCCGACGCTCCCTCGCGCGCGGAACTGGCCGCGCGCGTGGACGAGCTCGAAACCGCACTCGCCGAGGCACAGTCGGACGACGACCAGCGGAAGCTGTCGATCATCGCGACGAAGGGGACACTGGACATGGCCTACCCGCCGTTGATCCTCGCCAGCACCGCCGCCGCCTTCGGCTACGACGTGACCGTCTTTCACACGTTCTGGGGGCTGGATATCCTCCACGAGGAGCGGTCGAAAGACCTCAAGCTGAGTTCGGTCGGCAACCCCAACATGCCGGTGCCAAACGCCGTCGCCGCGCTCCCGGGGATGGACCGGATGACGACCCGGATGATGGAGAAGAAGATCGCCGACAACGACACCGCCACCATCGAGGAACTGCTGGAGACGAGCCTGGACATGGGCGTGGAGTTCCAGGCCTGTCAGATGACGATCGACCTCATGGGCTACGACGAGGACGACTTCTACGACGGCGTCACCACGGGCGTCGGCGCGGCCACTGCCCTGCAGGATATGGCCGACGCCGACATCCAACTGCTGGTCTGA
- a CDS encoding YeeE/YedE family protein — translation MVADTAVLQIAPELFPNGIGRYAVGGLLVGLGVVVIYLGTGISAGASTFLESTLSYVSEQSRFQRYVASRDWRLVFTAGIVLGGFLFALTVQSGLLSSSLYQPGTTGQLHQLGGFTFWTTNVQPWRLFLGGTLVGIGTRIGKGCTSGHGVCGVGSASKTSIVGVLTFLAVAIGTAQIVAALGVSP, via the coding sequence ATGGTAGCAGATACAGCCGTCCTGCAGATCGCCCCGGAGCTGTTTCCCAACGGTATCGGCCGCTACGCCGTCGGTGGTCTGCTCGTCGGGCTCGGCGTGGTGGTCATCTATCTGGGGACCGGCATCAGCGCCGGCGCGAGCACCTTCCTGGAGTCGACGCTGTCGTACGTCTCCGAGCAGTCCCGGTTCCAGCGATACGTCGCCTCGCGGGACTGGCGCCTCGTGTTCACCGCCGGGATCGTCCTGGGTGGGTTCCTGTTCGCGCTGACGGTCCAGTCCGGTCTGCTGTCGAGTTCGCTCTACCAGCCGGGGACCACCGGACAGCTCCACCAGCTCGGCGGGTTCACGTTCTGGACGACGAACGTCCAGCCGTGGCGGCTGTTCCTCGGCGGGACGCTGGTCGGGATCGGCACCCGGATCGGGAAGGGGTGTACCTCGGGCCACGGCGTCTGTGGCGTCGGTTCGGCCTCCAAGACATCCATCGTGGGCGTGCTCACGTTCCTCGCGGTCGCCATCGGCACCGCACAGATCGTCGCGGCGCTGGGGGTGAGCCCCTGA
- a CDS encoding ABC transporter permease subunit, whose product MATRTHAGRLQSRDWLSVALVLGGLLVLYYLVPLASLLLSASPGAVLGRLADPAVRSAAGTSLLSASITTVLATVFGLPLAYWLARTSTPWKPLVLAVVVLPLVVPPTVGGVVLLTVVGPNTLVGGTAAALGLPLTRSLAGVVLAQTFVASPFVVVTAKAAFESVDRTLEHASRSLGKSRLATARNVTLPLAGPGIAAGVTLAFARSIGEFGATMMVAYYPRTLPVEIWVSFVSTGLDAAYPVAILLVVVAVGALLVLNTVAANPWE is encoded by the coding sequence ATGGCGACACGCACACACGCCGGCCGGCTGCAGTCGCGCGACTGGCTCTCGGTGGCGCTCGTCCTCGGCGGACTGTTGGTCCTCTACTACCTCGTCCCGCTCGCGTCGCTGCTCCTGTCGGCTTCGCCGGGGGCTGTCCTCGGGCGGCTGGCCGACCCCGCCGTCCGGAGCGCCGCGGGAACGTCGCTGCTGTCGGCGTCGATCACGACCGTCCTGGCCACGGTGTTCGGGCTCCCGCTCGCGTACTGGCTGGCCCGCACGTCGACTCCCTGGAAGCCGCTCGTCCTCGCGGTCGTCGTCCTGCCGCTGGTCGTCCCGCCGACCGTCGGCGGGGTCGTGTTGCTCACCGTCGTCGGCCCGAACACGCTCGTCGGCGGGACGGCGGCGGCGCTGGGGCTCCCGCTGACCCGCTCGCTGGCCGGCGTGGTACTCGCCCAGACGTTCGTGGCGTCGCCGTTCGTCGTCGTGACGGCCAAAGCCGCCTTCGAGAGCGTCGACCGGACGCTGGAACACGCCTCCCGGTCGCTGGGTAAGAGCAGGCTGGCGACCGCCAGGAACGTCACCCTCCCGCTGGCCGGCCCGGGCATCGCCGCCGGGGTGACCCTCGCGTTTGCGCGGTCGATCGGCGAGTTCGGCGCCACGATGATGGTCGCGTACTACCCGCGGACGCTGCCGGTCGAGATCTGGGTCTCGTTCGTCTCGACCGGCCTGGACGCGGCGTATCCGGTCGCGATCCTCCTGGTCGTCGTCGCGGTCGGCGCACTGCTCGTCCTCAACACCGTCGCGGCCAATCCCTGGGAATGA
- a CDS encoding DUF6691 family protein — protein sequence MADRHPLFKPLIFVGGLIFGFGLGFSHMARPEVVLQFLQFEDFGLVFVMFGAAIVSGVAFAVLPRISDRAPLTGDAYERRLKAFDRNVLIGGGIFGVGWGLSGICPGAAYASLGVGNVTILWALAGMFLGAYAQGYWRSRAADAGPAVTGAD from the coding sequence ATGGCGGACCGCCACCCGCTGTTCAAGCCGCTGATCTTCGTCGGCGGCCTGATCTTCGGGTTCGGGCTGGGCTTCAGCCACATGGCGCGGCCGGAGGTCGTGCTCCAGTTCCTCCAGTTCGAGGACTTCGGGCTGGTGTTCGTGATGTTCGGGGCGGCGATCGTCTCCGGCGTCGCCTTCGCGGTACTGCCCCGGATCAGCGACCGGGCACCGCTGACCGGCGACGCCTACGAGCGCCGTCTGAAAGCCTTCGACCGGAACGTCCTGATCGGCGGCGGGATCTTCGGCGTGGGCTGGGGGCTGTCCGGGATCTGCCCGGGAGCGGCCTACGCCAGCCTCGGTGTCGGCAACGTGACGATCCTCTGGGCGCTGGCCGGGATGTTCCTCGGCGCGTACGCACAGGGGTACTGGCGGAGTCGAGCGGCAGACGCCGGTCCCGCTGTCACGGGGGCGGACTGA
- a CDS encoding extracellular solute-binding protein, giving the protein MGKQRRETPHRSRRGFLRTAGAAAGVALAGCLTSGRPATGSPVTVLAAGSLQHALETGLKPAVDASLRVEAHGSATVARLVAEGQRDPDIVAVADTALFGEPLSVPWYAVFASNAVVLAYNPDTDGGERVEAAGSDRWYEPLLAGEVALGRTDPDQDPLGYRTLFALELASRYYDDAPDLRATLPARDQVYPETGLLSQFETGSVDAAFAYRNMAVERGYDYVELPGQIDLGDPAYVDEWYSTVSYELAGGRRIDGGLIGYGATIRTSDGPARAVFDRLVAGSYLADSGFLLREQFPRYAGDVPAAVDTATGGG; this is encoded by the coding sequence ATGGGGAAACAACGGAGGGAAACACCGCATCGATCCCGCCGGGGGTTCCTCCGGACGGCCGGCGCCGCGGCCGGCGTCGCGCTCGCGGGCTGTCTCACCAGCGGACGGCCCGCGACCGGTTCGCCCGTGACGGTCCTCGCGGCCGGCAGTCTCCAGCACGCCCTGGAGACCGGTCTGAAACCTGCGGTCGACGCGTCGCTCCGGGTCGAAGCACACGGCTCGGCGACGGTCGCCCGACTGGTGGCGGAGGGCCAGCGCGACCCCGACATCGTCGCCGTCGCCGACACCGCGCTGTTCGGGGAACCGCTGTCGGTGCCGTGGTACGCGGTCTTCGCGAGCAACGCGGTCGTCCTCGCGTACAACCCGGACACCGACGGCGGGGAGCGGGTCGAAGCGGCGGGGAGCGACCGGTGGTACGAACCGCTGCTCGCGGGGGAAGTCGCGCTCGGCCGGACGGACCCGGACCAGGACCCACTGGGCTACCGGACCCTGTTCGCGCTCGAACTCGCGTCGCGGTACTACGACGACGCGCCCGACCTCCGGGCGACGCTGCCGGCCCGCGACCAGGTGTATCCGGAGACGGGGTTGCTCAGCCAGTTCGAGACCGGGAGCGTCGACGCCGCCTTCGCCTACCGGAACATGGCCGTCGAGCGCGGCTACGACTACGTCGAGCTCCCAGGGCAGATCGACCTCGGCGACCCGGCGTACGTCGATGAGTGGTATTCGACGGTGTCGTACGAACTGGCCGGCGGCCGGCGGATCGACGGCGGGCTCATCGGCTACGGCGCGACGATCCGAACGTCCGATGGGCCGGCCCGTGCGGTGTTCGACCGCCTCGTGGCCGGGTCCTACCTGGCCGATTCGGGATTCCTGCTACGCGAACAGTTCCCCCGGTACGCGGGCGACGTGCCGGCGGCCGTCGACACGGCAACCGGAGGTGGGTAA
- a CDS encoding MBL fold metallo-hydrolase produces the protein MNPEDFPTPDADVETVDPVTLKSRIDDGEDVTLLDARMASEYEEWHIDGDTVTSLNVPYFEFLDDDIDDEVLAQVPDDREVTVLCAKGGASEFVAGTLADRGYDVDHLDGGMNGWAEIYEAVEVTDYEGAGTLLQYQRPSSGCLGYFLYDDGEAAVIDPLRAFTDRYLDDADELGVDLRYALDTHIHADHVSGVRKLDERGVEGVVPAAAVDRGVTYADELTTAADGDEFRVGEATIETVHTPGHTTGMTSYLVDGGLLATGDGLFVESVARPDLEEGDDGAPEAARLLYESLQERVLSLPEDTLIGGAHFSDAAAPAADGTYTAPIGDLVAEMDALTMAEQEFVDLILSDMPPRPANYEEIIATNLGQNAVDDDEAFTLELGPNNCAASQESLAGD, from the coding sequence ATGAATCCCGAAGACTTCCCGACCCCCGACGCGGACGTGGAGACAGTCGACCCGGTGACGCTGAAAAGCCGCATCGACGACGGTGAGGACGTAACGTTACTCGACGCCCGCATGGCGTCTGAGTACGAGGAGTGGCACATCGACGGCGACACCGTCACCTCGCTCAACGTTCCGTACTTCGAGTTCCTCGACGACGACATCGACGACGAGGTCCTCGCGCAGGTCCCCGACGACCGCGAGGTGACCGTCCTCTGTGCGAAAGGCGGCGCCAGCGAGTTCGTCGCCGGGACCCTGGCCGACCGCGGCTACGATGTCGACCACCTCGACGGCGGGATGAACGGCTGGGCGGAGATCTACGAGGCGGTCGAGGTCACGGACTACGAGGGCGCGGGGACGCTCCTGCAGTACCAGCGCCCGTCGTCGGGCTGTCTCGGCTACTTCCTCTACGACGACGGCGAGGCCGCGGTGATCGACCCGCTGCGGGCGTTCACCGACCGGTACCTGGACGACGCCGACGAACTGGGCGTCGACCTCCGGTACGCGCTCGATACGCACATCCACGCCGACCACGTCTCGGGCGTGCGCAAACTGGACGAGCGGGGTGTCGAGGGCGTCGTCCCGGCGGCGGCGGTCGACCGCGGTGTCACCTACGCCGACGAACTGACGACGGCCGCCGACGGTGACGAGTTCCGGGTCGGCGAGGCGACCATCGAGACGGTCCACACACCCGGCCACACCACGGGCATGACTTCCTATCTCGTCGACGGCGGCCTGCTTGCGACCGGTGACGGCCTCTTCGTCGAGAGCGTCGCCCGCCCGGACCTCGAAGAGGGCGACGACGGTGCCCCCGAAGCCGCACGGCTGCTCTACGAGAGCCTCCAGGAGCGTGTCCTGTCGCTGCCCGAGGACACGCTGATCGGCGGCGCGCACTTCAGCGACGCCGCAGCGCCGGCCGCCGACGGGACCTACACGGCACCGATCGGCGACCTCGTCGCGGAGATGGACGCGCTGACGATGGCCGAACAGGAGTTCGTCGACCTGATCCTCTCGGACATGCCGCCGCGGCCGGCCAACTACGAGGAGATCATCGCCACCAACCTCGGCCAGAACGCCGTCGACGACGACGAGGCGTTCACGCTCGAACTCGGTCCGAACAACTGTGCAGCGAGCCAGGAGTCGCTGGCGGGTGACTAA
- a CDS encoding sulfurtransferase TusA family protein — translation MSTEYDIAETLDVQGASCPMPVVKTKTAIDDLDAGEVLEVLATDPGSMSDIDGWASGTPGVELLDQVDGDDVYTHYVRKTE, via the coding sequence ATGAGTACTGAATACGACATCGCGGAGACACTCGACGTACAAGGCGCATCGTGCCCGATGCCGGTGGTCAAGACGAAGACGGCGATCGACGACCTCGACGCCGGCGAGGTGCTCGAAGTCCTCGCCACGGACCCGGGCAGCATGAGCGACATCGACGGCTGGGCCTCGGGGACCCCCGGCGTCGAACTCCTCGATCAGGTGGACGGGGACGACGTGTATACCCACTACGTCCGCAAGACGGAGTAA